The sequence GCCGCTGTCCAGCGCCTCGACGAGTTGCTCGAACGGCATAATCTCCAGCGTGCAGCGAATGGCGAGTTCGGTGCAGATGGCGCGGGCGATGTCGACATTGAAGCCGGTCGGGCGCCCGTCCTCGCCGCGGAAGCTGAAGGGCGGATAGTCCTCGGTGGTGACAAAACGTATCTGGACCGGCAGGCGGGTGACATCCGGCCGCTCCGGCCGTCGCTTGGGGTCCCAGAAGCCTGGAACCATCACCGCCTCGGAAGCCCCAGCGGCGGCGGATGTGGCCGGCCCCTGTTGCGCCCACGCCACACCACCCTGCAATCCCAGCGCAAGGACAGCCACCCCGGTAAGCACCGTCATCAAACAGGACTTAACTGCCGGATAAAAATACCGCACACTTTCCTCGCGCTGGATCAGGCGGCTGCCGCGCCTCCGCGATGTTCTACCGCCTTGGTGTGCACTAGGCGAGGGGCCGCGCGATGACGCAGTTGGCGCACTGGCGCTCATGGGGGCCGCTGGAACCGGTGGAAACACCCGGCGTCCCCGTCGAGATACGCGGTATCGCTCAAGGGCTCGATCCGGCTGTGCTGCAGTACGCGCGGCGCCGGGCTGAGCGGCTGGGAACCGGACTCGACGAGACGCTGCTTGCCACGGGTCATGCCTCGCCGGACATGCTGGCTCAGGCGGCGGCGCGGGATCTCGGAATCGACTTCGAGCCGCTCGACCCGGCGGTGTTCAAGGCCGCGCCAACGCTCGCCGCGACCGATGTCTGCTCCATGCTGCGCAGCGGCGTCTTGCGAACGACGGATGGAAGGCTGGTCGCCGCGGCCCGCGGTGTGCAGCTGCGACGGCTTGCGGCGGCGCTGGCGGAGCGCCCGGAGCTCCGTGAACGGGTGAGCCTTACGACACCGGAGCGGCTGTCGCGCTTCGTTCATGCGCGCTTCGGGCGGCAACTCGGCAGCCTCGCCGCCTATTGGCTGCGGGATCAGCAGCCCCATCAGTCGGCAGGAACGCTGCATGCGTCCCGCTATCTGTTCGGCCTGATCGCCGGCTTTCTCGCCGCCCTCTTCCTCACCACGACCGCCACCTCCTTCATCGGCGCCTGGACACTGCCTGGGCTCGTCGCTCTCATGCTCATAGGCAGCGCGACACTGAAGCTGGCAGCCTGCACGATACCGCCTCAGAGGCCTCCCCGCCCGACACGCGACGACAAGTCCTTGCCCAATTACAGCCTGATCGTGCCGCTCTACCGCGAGGCGAGGGTCGTGCCCCAACTGGTCGATGCCTTGGACGGGATCGACTATCCGCGCGAAAAGCTCCAGATTCTGCTGGTCATCGAACCCGATGATGAGGCAACGGCAACCGCGCTCGCGCTCCACGCCTGCCGTCCCGGTTTCGAGGTCGTGGTCGCCGCGCCGGTTGGACCGCGAACAAAGCCGAAGGCGCTCAACGCCGCCCTGCCCTTCGCGCGCGGCACCGTGATCGGCGTCTACGACGCCGAGGATGTGCCCGATCCGCTGCAGCTTCGGCACGTTTGCGGCAGGCTCAATGCACGCGGGAATGAACGTATTGGCTGCGTTCAGGCGCGCCTCGTCATCGACAATCTCGCCGATGGGTGGATTTCCCGGCAGTTCGCCGCCGAATATGCCGGCTATTTCGATGTCGTTCTGCCGATGCTCGGCCTCTGCCGGTTGCCGCTGCCGCTCGGAGGCACGTCCAATCACTTCCGCCGGGCCGCGCTTGACGACGTGAACGGTTGGGACCCCTTCAATGTCACGGAAGATGCCGATCTGGGCGTTCGCCTGGCGCGGGCCGGCTGGGGTACGGACGTCATCGCCTCCGCCACGGATGAGGAAGCGCCCCAGCGGCTCGGTGCGTGGATGCGTCAGCGCACGCGCTGGTACAAGGGATGGATGCAGACGCTGCTGGTGCATATACGCCAGCCCCTGCGCATGGCGCACGAGGCCGGATGGGCGGAGACGCTGACCCTTCTCTTCCTTCTCGGCAGCGGCACGGCAGCCGCGCTGCTTCACCCCGTGCTCTTCGCTTCGCTGGTGCTGGGGCTCTTTCTGGAACCGGTCACCGAGCTGTCGTTTACGTCGACACTGCTCGAAGGGGTTTGGTTCTGCGTGCTGGTAGCCGGACTGCTGGGCACCGTGCTTTCGACACTGCTGGGCATGCGGCGGCGGCGCATTCCCGGCATGGTGGGAGTAGCGCTGACCATGCCGGTGTATTGGCTGATGATGTCGGCGGCGGCCTGGCGGGCCCTTATCGCGCTCGTCATTGCCCCGTCGCACTGGGAGAAGACCGAACACGGGCTGGCGCGCACATCACGCCGGCGGCAGGGAGTGCGGCCGACGTTGCGGCTCAGAAATAGCGGCGCAATTCGGCAGCGGCGTCTTCGGGCGGGCGCTTCAGGTTGAATGGGGCCACGAACCGGCCGTTCTTGTCCATGAGATAGACGACGGCCGTATGGTCCATCGTGTAATCCCCCCCCTGGGTCGGCACCTTCTTGGCGTAGGCGCGGTAGGCACGGGTGACGGCGGCGATCTTCTCCGGCGTGCCGCTCAATCCCTGAATGCTCGGGTGGAAGCTGCCGAGATAGTCTTTCATCACCTCAGGCGTATCCCGTTCGGGGTCAACGGTGATGAACAGCCCCGTGGCCTTTCGCGCATCCGGCCCCAGAGCCTCGAACAGTTGCGACATCTCGAACAGCGCGGTCGGACAGATGTCCGGGCAGTGGGTGAAGCCGAAAAACACCAATGTCGGCCTGCCGAGATAGCTGTCCTGCGTCACCGCATTGCCGTTTTGGTCGACGAGCTGAAACGGACCGCCGATCGCCACCTCGTTCGATACGGTTCCCCGGCCGGACGGCAGCAGGGCGAGGGCGCTCGCGACGATGGCCACGGCACCGACCACGAAGGCGGCAAGGAGCAGAACAACACGACGGTTCGACATGGCACCACAGCAAGGCTCGGCGCCGCCCGACCGGCGCGCGCCACGGATCACTCTTCAAGGCTCAGAGCAATTCCCGCAAAAGTGCATAGCGGTTTCGCGATAGGAATTGCGTACAATCAGAGAGTTAGAGCTGTTCCGGTGAATGTGAGTTCACCGGAACAGCTCTAGAAACAATAGGCGAGACCGGCCGTCAGCATCTCGAAGAAAACGACCGCACCGTGGCGCGCCCACAGGCCGATCGCCGCAGCGACGGCGAGGATCCCGGCAATCCCCGCCCCCCAGGCCAAGATCCTGCTCCGCGAAGCCGCGATGTATGCCATCGGTGTCGCCATCGTGCTCATACCCTCAGCACAGCCTAGCACGCGCGCGACCCGCGCGCCCACGGTTCAGTCCCTCAATAGCCGCGGCGCGGGTCTACCTCGTGCAACGGCGGCAATCCCTGGCGCACCCGACGAACACTCTCGGCCACATCACGCGCCGCCAGAGCCGGCACGGTGATGCTGGCGACATGGGGTGTGATCAGCACGTTGTCGAGGTTCCACAGGGGGTGGCCGCTCGGCAGCGGCTCGGTCTCGAACACGTCAAGCGTCGCCTCGGCGAGATGACCCGAGCGCAGCGCCTCGACAAGCGCCACCTCATCCACCAGCGGTCCGCGCGACACATTCACCAGCTTTGCGCCCCGCGGCATGAGGGCGAGTTCGGCGGCGCCGAGCAGGTGATGCGTCTCCGGCGTCAGCGGCACCAGGCAGACCACGATCTCGCTTTCGCCGAGCACACGCTCCAGCCCCTCACGGCCGGTGAAGGCGGTGACGCCCGGAATATCCTTCGGGCTGCGCGACCAGCCGGACACCGTGTAGCCCATGCCCGCCAGCGCCTTGGCCGACGCCGCGCCGAGTTCGCCGAGCCCCAGCACACCGACCTTGATCTCGTAGAGCGGACGGGGATGCACATAGTCCCATTCGCCGCGCCGCTTGGCGCGTTCGAACACCGGGATGTCGCGGGCATAGCGCGTCACCGCGAAGATGACATAGCTCGCCATCATCGCCTCCATGCCGGGATCATTGAGACGGGCGAATTTAACCGGCAGCAGATCGTCCCGCCGCATCAGCGAGTCGACACCGGCTCCCAGATTGACCACCAGTTGCAGATTGGGAAAGCGCGCAAAGAAGCCGGCGGGAGGCGTCCACACCAGGGCGTAGCGAATGTCGGCGGGATCGCCGACATCCGGGTCGATCCGCACATCAAGCTCGGGAAACTCAGCGTTGAGCGCCGCCCGCCACGCCTCTCCATCATCCACCGCGCTGTAGAAGACCAGGGCATCCCCGCTCACGCGCATTCTCCGCTTTCAAAGCCGCCCGACTCGCCGGCCGCTCCATCCTATCGGCTCGGAGCCGCGCGGACATAGACGGCAGCAGCCGATACTGCCCGAATGGGCGCCCGCACGCGGCCTCCACAGCGGGCCATCATGCGCGTGGACACGCCACGTCCCGCAATCCGTCGAGACCTTGCCTGGAGTGACAGTCATCATTTGGTGCGTATCCCCTGGGGGAACTCCCGAGTCCCGGCGCCGGGCTCGTCCGTAGGTCCACGGGCAGACAAGGGCTGTCACCGACAAGCGGTGAGCACCTTCGAAATCGCTGGAAATACGAGATCTCCCACCAACAGCTGTCGCAGCGGGAGGGGGATTGGAGCGGGCGAAGGGAATCGAACCCTCGTATGCAGCTTGGGAAGCTGCCGTTCTACCATTGAACTACGCCCGCTCAGGCCGGCGGCACCTTAAGGGCGCCGCGCTGCCTCTTCAAGCCCCCGATGGCATGAGCGCACACAGAAGAATGGCAATAGCACCGAACGTGACGGTGCCATCACCCTGCTAGGGCCGATGTTCAGCCGAGCTTACCGGGACAAGCGATTTGAGATAGGCGATGAGATGGGTGGCACGCTCCAACTCGCCGCCGAAGTTCAGCGGCCGGGCATTGGCCTCCAGGAACCAGAGCAGGCGGTCCTGATCCAATGCGAGGTCGAAGGCCCACTCAAAATGATGGGCTGGATCGCTTGCCGTCAATCGTTCGGCGAGATCGGTTGAAAGCGCCTCGATCTGGCGCATGCGCCCGTCGATGTCTGGCTCCCCTCGCTCGCCGAGATAGCTCTCGACAGGCATCAAGGAGGCCCCTTGGGAAATGGTCGATATCACCTTGCCCGGCGGTGAGATGCGGCCTGTGATGCGCACAAGTCCCCACGCGCCTCCCGGCATACGCATCACTTCCGAGCGCAGCGTACCTGGCCGGCCGCTACCGTCACGCGTGTCGATGTAACGTTGAACGACATAGGTGCGATAGGCCATGCGCGCGGCGACCGCCGCGCTTGCTCGCGCAACGGCCTCGTCGGTGGTCACCAGGTGCCGACGGTCGCCGTTGATCATCTCCCATCGTCCACTCCCGGCGGGAATGATGAACTGCACGCCGATGCCGCGCATGCCGTCATTCGGCTTGACCACGATTCCGCCGCCCGCCAGCCACGCGGCCAACTGCGATTGGTGGCGGCCAGGATCGAGCAATTCGGATGGGATAATCTGCCGTTCCCATGGCGTGCCGACCAGAAGCTCCGCATTGCCAAGCTTATCGCGTCTCAGGGTACCGAGGGCCGTCGAGGAGGCGCGCAGCCATTGTTCCACCTCGGCCTCTTCCCGCGTCGCCGGATCGTTGAGGATCGCAACCACTGGGGGAAGCGGATGACGGCTTTGCCGCCATCCCTCCACACTCCATCTCCAGGCGCGCACCATGCCGGTGGCGGGCTCGCAATCGGAGCTGTTCAGGAAGCAGAGATCCACGCTCTGCAGTGCAGCCTCCGCCAGCAACGCCCGCAGGCGCACGGGACGCATCTTCGCGGGGTGAAAGCTGCCATGGCCGACCAGAGCGACGGGTCCGATGGCCACGGGTGAGCCGCTCTCGCCCCCCGAAGCGGCAGGCACCGAATGCGCTGGATCGGTCGCCACCCTCGTTTTCCTTGCCGTAGACGTGATCGGCCGCAACAGGGCCAAACAATCGAAGGTCACGTCGACGTATCAGTTCCGGCCCTTTACGACAATTCGGCGTTGAGGACGGCAGCGCCCCCTTCGGGAGTTGCAGCTTTGGATCAGATTTCAGCGATGATGCTGTCCGGCACCCGCGCTTTCTCGGCCGGGTGCCTGCGCCCTCCCACGTCGTCGAGACTGACGCCCGTGGTTTCGATGCGGAACCACCATGTGACCGCCGCGCCGAGCAGCGACATCGCCACCAGCCCATAGAGCAGCGCCTGCTGGCCGATGGTGGCGAGGAGGATGGGAAAGCCGAAGGCGGTGAGAACGGCACCGATCTTGGCGAAGGCGGCGGCGAAGCCAGCGCCCTTGCCGCGAATGGCGGTCGGAAACACCTCGCCGGCGAGAAGGTAGGTCTGCGCGTTCGGACCGAGATTGGTCATGAAGTTGAACATCATGAAGCCGACGAAGATGAGGGCCGTCGCGAGGGTGCCCTCGTAATAGGCGGAGAAGGAGGCGATCAGCAGACCGGCCGCGCAGCCGATAAAGCCGAGTATCTGCAGCGGAACACGGCCAACCCTGTCGGCGAGCGCTACCGCGAAGAGGATGCCGACGATGAGCAGCACGTCGATCATGGCCGCGCCCTGGGCGGCGGAGATGTCGTTCTGGATGATCTCAGCGACGTTGCGGGCATTGGCGCTGTCATGCCCCAGCGCCGCGGCGAGGATGGTGGGCGTGAAGATGCCGATGCCATATGTCGACAGGTCCTGCAGAAACCATGGCACCGACGCGAGAATGGTGGCACGCCGATTGCGCCGGTTGAACAACGCCATCCAGCCGCTGCTCTCCGTCTCGGCCTTGATGGAGGCGGAAAGCACAACCTTCTTGGGATAGGCGGGCTTGCGATGCAGCAGGCGGGCGGTCTCACGCTCAGCCTCGTGCTTGCGACCCCGGGCGAACAGCCAGGGCGCGCTCTCGGTGACGAAGAAGCGACCGGCCAGCACAATCGCCGCCGGCAAGATCGCGGCTGCGTACATCCACCGCCACGCGGTGACGTCGGGATCCAGTGTAAGGACCACATAGCCGACGCCCGTGCCGACCAGAGCCCCGACCGCCTGGAAAGCGAAGGCGCCAAGCACGAGGCGCCCCCGCGCGCTGCTCGGGATGCTTTCGGAAATGATGAGATGCGCCGTGGGGTAATCGCAGCCGAGCGCCAGACCGATGCCGAACAGGAAAACGACCAGCCAGGAATAGCTGGGCGCCACCGACAGCAACACCAGGAAGATGATGAACAGTATCATCTCGGCAATGAACATGAGCTTACGGCCGAACTGATCGGCAAGACCGCCGAGCAGCAGCGCCCCCACCAGAATGCCGGCCAGCGAGGCAGCGCCCACGGCCCCATGCTCGACCGCGTCGAGACCGAATTCGCTGGCGATCAGCGGCATCGCGACGCCGGTCATGAAGACGACCAGTCCCTCGAAGAATTTGCCGGCTGCGGCGAGACCCCAGATGCGCCACTGCATGGCCGTCATTGGGGTGACCGGCACCAATGTTCCGTCCGGCCAACTCGGCCGCTCATCGATATAGTGTTGAACGGTCCTGCCGATGTCAGGTTCGTGACGGGTCTGTAAGGGCTTATGGGGCATCGGTATCCCTGCGGCATCAAGCAATGGTAAGATGCAACGTCATCACCTTGCGTGAAAGTCGCGTGACGGCGCCGATAGCCGGGCTGATGCTCCCCAGCGAGACTATTGGGGCGGGCTCCGCGCCCGGCTGGACCCCGGAATGCGCGGGTGACAGTAGCGCGGTGACGCCGGCACGATTAAGGAGAAGCCCAGAGCTCTTCTCGGATGGCGCTTGTGCGCCCGACGACCTGCGATATAGGCGGACCTGCCGTGACATTCATGACGACCAACCCGGCGCTCGCCCGTGCGCTTGCCGAGCGGGAATACACCAGCGCAACGCCGGTTCAGCGCGCCGTGCTTGCGCCGGAAGCGGCGACCCGCGACCTGCTGGTGTCGGCGCAGACCGGATCGGGCAAGACCGTCGCCTATGGGCTCGCCATGGCCGAGACACTGCTCGGCCCCGAGGAGCATTTTGCCCCCGCCGCGGCGCCGCTGGCGCTGGTGGTGGCGCCGACACGTGAATTGGCGCTTCAGGTGCAGCGGGAATTCGGCTGGCTCTATGCCGCGACCGGCGCCCGCATCGTCTCCTGCGTCGGTGGCATGGACCCCAGGCAGGAACAACGCATGTTGAACCAGGGCGCCCACATCGTCGTCGGCACGCCGGGGCGGCTGCGCGACCATCTGGAACGCGGCCGGCTTGATCTCTCCGCGCTGAAGGTCGCGGTGCTCGACGAAGCCGATGAGATGCTCGATCTCGGCTTTCGCGAGGACCTCGAATTCATCCTCGACGCCACCCCGCCGGAACGGCGCAGCCTGCTGTTCTCCGCCACCATGCCGCGCGGCATCACCACGCTGGCCAAGCGCTACCAGAACGATGCGCTGCGCATCGAGGTGGCAAGCGCCGAAGGCGGGCACGCCGATATCGAATATCGCACCATCCGTGTGGCGCCGACCGAGATCGACCACGCCGTGGTCAATGTGCTGCGCTTCTACGATACGCCTTCCGCCATCGTGTTCTGCAACACGCGCGAGGCGGTGCGGCGGCTGCACGCCATGCTGCAGGAGCGGCAGTTCTCCGCCGTCGCGCTCTCCGGCGAGTTGAGCCAGAACGAGCGCAACCATGCACTTCAGGCGCTGCGGGACGGGCGGGCGAGGGTCTGCGTCGCCACGGATGTGGCCGCGCGCGGCATCGACCTGCCCAATCTCGGGCTCGTCGTCCATGCCGAACTGCCCAATGATGCCGAAAGCCTCCAGCATCGCAGCGGGCGCACCGGGCGCGCCGGACGCAAGGGCGTGAGCGTCTTGCTGGTGCCGCCCTTCCGGCGCCGGCGGACCGAGGAACTGATGCGCGGGCTCGGCATCGCGCCGGTCTGGTCCGGCCCGCCGACGGCAGAAGAAATCCGCGCCCTCGATCATGAGCGCATGCTGGGCGACGCGCTGCTCACGGAAGAGCCGAACGAGGAAGACCTCTCCGCCGGGCGCACGTTGCTCGCCGCCCATACGCCCGAGCACCTGGCCGCCGCGCTGGTGCGGCTCTATCGCGCCGGCCTGCCGGCCCCCGAGGAAGTGGCCGACCCCGGCGAGCCGCGTGCCGTGCGCGACCGCGCCGCCGACCGCGAGTTCGGTGGTCCCTCGGGCGGCGGCAGCGCCTGGTTCCGGCTCAATGTCGGGCGCCGCAGCAATGCCGATCCCAAATGGCTGCTGCCGCTGATCTGCCGGCGCGGCAATGTCACCCGCAAGGACATCGGCGTCATCCGCATTCTCGACGAGGAAACCGCTTTTGAGGTCAGCCTTGCCGCCGCCGACCGCTTCGCCAAGGCAG comes from Ancylobacter polymorphus and encodes:
- a CDS encoding YheC/YheD family protein, with product MATDPAHSVPAASGGESGSPVAIGPVALVGHGSFHPAKMRPVRLRALLAEAALQSVDLCFLNSSDCEPATGMVRAWRWSVEGWRQSRHPLPPVVAILNDPATREEAEVEQWLRASSTALGTLRRDKLGNAELLVGTPWERQIIPSELLDPGRHQSQLAAWLAGGGIVVKPNDGMRGIGVQFIIPAGSGRWEMINGDRRHLVTTDEAVARASAAVAARMAYRTYVVQRYIDTRDGSGRPGTLRSEVMRMPGGAWGLVRITGRISPPGKVISTISQGASLMPVESYLGERGEPDIDGRMRQIEALSTDLAERLTASDPAHHFEWAFDLALDQDRLLWFLEANARPLNFGGELERATHLIAYLKSLVPVSSAEHRP
- a CDS encoding SCO family protein codes for the protein MSNRRVVLLLAAFVVGAVAIVASALALLPSGRGTVSNEVAIGGPFQLVDQNGNAVTQDSYLGRPTLVFFGFTHCPDICPTALFEMSQLFEALGPDARKATGLFITVDPERDTPEVMKDYLGSFHPSIQGLSGTPEKIAAVTRAYRAYAKKVPTQGGDYTMDHTAVVYLMDKNGRFVAPFNLKRPPEDAAAELRRYF
- a CDS encoding glycosyltransferase, giving the protein MTQLAHWRSWGPLEPVETPGVPVEIRGIAQGLDPAVLQYARRRAERLGTGLDETLLATGHASPDMLAQAAARDLGIDFEPLDPAVFKAAPTLAATDVCSMLRSGVLRTTDGRLVAAARGVQLRRLAAALAERPELRERVSLTTPERLSRFVHARFGRQLGSLAAYWLRDQQPHQSAGTLHASRYLFGLIAGFLAALFLTTTATSFIGAWTLPGLVALMLIGSATLKLAACTIPPQRPPRPTRDDKSLPNYSLIVPLYREARVVPQLVDALDGIDYPREKLQILLVIEPDDEATATALALHACRPGFEVVVAAPVGPRTKPKALNAALPFARGTVIGVYDAEDVPDPLQLRHVCGRLNARGNERIGCVQARLVIDNLADGWISRQFAAEYAGYFDVVLPMLGLCRLPLPLGGTSNHFRRAALDDVNGWDPFNVTEDADLGVRLARAGWGTDVIASATDEEAPQRLGAWMRQRTRWYKGWMQTLLVHIRQPLRMAHEAGWAETLTLLFLLGSGTAAALLHPVLFASLVLGLFLEPVTELSFTSTLLEGVWFCVLVAGLLGTVLSTLLGMRRRRIPGMVGVALTMPVYWLMMSAAAWRALIALVIAPSHWEKTEHGLARTSRRRQGVRPTLRLRNSGAIRQRRLRAGASG
- a CDS encoding DEAD/DEAH box helicase, with the translated sequence MTFMTTNPALARALAEREYTSATPVQRAVLAPEAATRDLLVSAQTGSGKTVAYGLAMAETLLGPEEHFAPAAAPLALVVAPTRELALQVQREFGWLYAATGARIVSCVGGMDPRQEQRMLNQGAHIVVGTPGRLRDHLERGRLDLSALKVAVLDEADEMLDLGFREDLEFILDATPPERRSLLFSATMPRGITTLAKRYQNDALRIEVASAEGGHADIEYRTIRVAPTEIDHAVVNVLRFYDTPSAIVFCNTREAVRRLHAMLQERQFSAVALSGELSQNERNHALQALRDGRARVCVATDVAARGIDLPNLGLVVHAELPNDAESLQHRSGRTGRAGRKGVSVLLVPPFRRRRTEELMRGLGIAPVWSGPPTAEEIRALDHERMLGDALLTEEPNEEDLSAGRTLLAAHTPEHLAAALVRLYRAGLPAPEEVADPGEPRAVRDRAADREFGGPSGGGSAWFRLNVGRRSNADPKWLLPLICRRGNVTRKDIGVIRILDEETAFEVSLAAADRFAKAARRVEGGDVVIEPLPGGPPEGRFVRTPRERPMRERTDRPERDRPERERPERARPEREKPAHDRSAHEKPRYEAPVDAKPPRAPAPRHERAHEATVEGRTRREAMPGDRPERIKTAHRKSGAEKREWNPLADADRERSVRPERPKTFEGKKPGRFEGKKPEGKKPEGKPRFDKGTEGKKPYTKPGKSKPPRRP
- a CDS encoding MFS transporter; translation: MTAMQWRIWGLAAAGKFFEGLVVFMTGVAMPLIASEFGLDAVEHGAVGAASLAGILVGALLLGGLADQFGRKLMFIAEMILFIIFLVLLSVAPSYSWLVVFLFGIGLALGCDYPTAHLIISESIPSSARGRLVLGAFAFQAVGALVGTGVGYVVLTLDPDVTAWRWMYAAAILPAAIVLAGRFFVTESAPWLFARGRKHEAERETARLLHRKPAYPKKVVLSASIKAETESSGWMALFNRRNRRATILASVPWFLQDLSTYGIGIFTPTILAAALGHDSANARNVAEIIQNDISAAQGAAMIDVLLIVGILFAVALADRVGRVPLQILGFIGCAAGLLIASFSAYYEGTLATALIFVGFMMFNFMTNLGPNAQTYLLAGEVFPTAIRGKGAGFAAAFAKIGAVLTAFGFPILLATIGQQALLYGLVAMSLLGAAVTWWFRIETTGVSLDDVGGRRHPAEKARVPDSIIAEI
- a CDS encoding 2-hydroxyacid dehydrogenase, with translation MSGDALVFYSAVDDGEAWRAALNAEFPELDVRIDPDVGDPADIRYALVWTPPAGFFARFPNLQLVVNLGAGVDSLMRRDDLLPVKFARLNDPGMEAMMASYVIFAVTRYARDIPVFERAKRRGEWDYVHPRPLYEIKVGVLGLGELGAASAKALAGMGYTVSGWSRSPKDIPGVTAFTGREGLERVLGESEIVVCLVPLTPETHHLLGAAELALMPRGAKLVNVSRGPLVDEVALVEALRSGHLAEATLDVFETEPLPSGHPLWNLDNVLITPHVASITVPALAARDVAESVRRVRQGLPPLHEVDPRRGY